The DNA window GAGCCTTGGTAGTTGCCACCGATTGCGCCCGCGACGGCCTGTGCACCGGCGTCGGCATTGAAGAACACGCGACCGAAGCGGAAGTCCTGAGCGCGGCCGCCGGCGACGTTGTACTCCGCCGTCAAGCAGTCACCGAGCCATGAGTTGGCTCCCGAGGCGTTCCCGATCGCGCCGGAGACGCTACACGACGGCTTGTCCACCTCGACACCGAGCGAACTGGCGAGCTGCGGCCAGAGCTGCTTCAGCTCGAACTGCCAGTACTCCCACGTGTGCAGTCCCGAGGGGCGGTACACGACCTGCGCGGGGATGCCGAGCTTGTTGAGCTTGGTAGCGAATGTCTGCGACGTGAGACGCGAGAGAATTTCCAGACCCATGCCCGCGTAGTTGGAGCTGACCCCGGGAATTCCCGACGGCGGATCATACGGTCCGGCGACGCCGTTGCCGCTCGATACGTAGAGGCTGACGCCCCGCAGTTTCTCGGCGAGCAGATATGGATCGTGCTGAGCCCACAGATCGTTGGTCGGCGCACCCCACATTGCCTTGGAGTTGTATCCGCCCGCGTCGGCCATCGCGTACTGAATAGCCTGCGGCATACCGAGAGTAGTGGTCGTCAGCATGCCCGACAACGAACCGGCGAACTTGAAGAAGCCTTCGTTGCGTGCGGCGAGGAACATGGCCGCTGTGCCGCCCATCGACAGACCTACGACTCCGCGGGTCTGGTTGGTACGCCAGTCGTTCTCGAGGATGGGGGGCAGTTCCTTGGTCAGGAACGTCTCCCATTGGTAGTTCTTGCCGTTGTCCTGGTCGACCCAGTCGGAGTAGAAGCTGGACTGTCCGCCTACCGGAAGAACGACGTTGACGTTCTTGTCCGCGAAGTAGGACTCGGCGTCGGTCTCGGCCGTCCACCCGCTCTCCTGGTCCGTCGCGCGCAGACCGTCGAGCATCCACACGGACGGGAACACCGCCGCTGGATTGATGTTCCAGTCCCGAGCGAGCAGGAGCTGAACCTGGATGGGGGTGCCCATCGACGGCGATTCGATCCACAGCGCGACGCGACGATCCGACAGCCAGTCCACTGCGGTGACTGTGGCCGCGGACGGTGCCTGCGTCTGTGTCGGCGCCGCGAGCGCCACTGGTGCAGCCTGAGCGATACCCGCCGCACCGAAGGGTGAGATCAGTGCTGCGGCGATCACTGCGGCCGTTGCCGTCCGCCTGGCGGCTGCTCCAGCCGCGCCGCGCCGGCCGAATCGAGCAAGCCCAGTGCGCATGATGGTGACTCTCTTTCTTTTACTGCGGGTTCTCTCGCCGAGTGAAGATGTTTCGCAGACCTCTGTAGATGTCTTTCTACACGGCAACGACGTCGTATCGGCCAAGGCTCGCTGTGACAGGTGATGCAATTGTGAAAGAAGGCGGTTCACGCTCGTCGCCTACCGCAACCCGTGTCCGAAATGCACCGCTGCTCAAAAAGCACCGATGTCCAAAATGCACCGATGCCGCCCTGCACGAGAGCAGGGCGGCATCGGTGGGTCTGGCAATTTCAGGTGAAGATCAGGCGTTCAGAGCCTCGAGGATCTGACCGCGAGCCTTGAACAGCTCGGCCGACCAGTACGCCCAGCTGTGCGTTCCGTTGCTCGGGAAGCTGAAGGTCGCCGGGATTCCGAGCGTCGCCAGGCGGACCTGGAACGCGCGGCTGTTGGCGAGAGCCAATGCCTCGAGTGCCATGCCGTTGGCGGTGTTGTAGAAGTCGATCGGCGCGCGCGGCTTGTCGTACTGACCGGGCAGGCCGGATGCAGCGGACACGTACAGCGACAGACCGCGAAGATCAGGTGCGAAGACGAACGGGTCGTTGCGCAACCATGCCGGGCTCCACGGAGGTCCCCACATCGAATCGACGTTGAACCAGGACTGCGACAGCATCGCGACGCGAATGGCCTCGCGCATGCCGGGTGCCGAGATGTTGAGGTAGCCCGAGAACGAACCGGCGAACTTGAACTGATCGCGGTGGTACGCGGCCAGCGTCAGTGCCGCGGAACCGCCCATCGAGATTCCGAGAACGGCGTTGTTGGAGCGCGAGACTCCGTAGCCCTCGAGGAATGCGGGCAGATCCTGCGTCAGGAACGTCTCCCACTTGTAGGTGACTTCCTGGCCGTTCAAGTTCGACGCGGCATACCAGTCGCTGTAGAAGCTGGCCTGGCCACCGACCGGCATGACGAGTGTGACGTCATCGCCGGCGAATTGGTCCTGTGCGTTGGTCTCGAACGTCCACGCATTGCGATCGTCGCGGGCACGCAGTCCGTCGAGTAGGTAGAGCGCAGCATTGCCGCCGCGAGCCGCCCACTGGACCTGGACCTTGATCGGACCCATCTCGGACGGAACGAACAGATCCTCACGTCCACCGGCGGGAGCCTTGTGCACGATCGCACTGGGGGCTGCTACCGCTACCGCGCCACCGACGACGCCGGCTGCGATAGGAACGACGAGTGCGGCTGCACCGACGCCGAGGAGGCGCTGCCGCCATCGCTGGGACAGTGTCGGCTTGCTCATGAGGCCGGCAAATCGCATGAAATCGTGCTCTCTCTCGTCATTCTGCGGTCTCCGCGATTCGCGGCCCCCGGCATTCCAACAGGGCTGTCTTCGGCCCCGTCGGGCCGTAGTGAAGTGTTTTCAGTTTTCCCACGCAGACCATAGAGCCGAGGCTCTACAGAAGACGCGCACAAGGGAGGCTATTGCAACCGACTACTCCGAAGCAAAACTGTGATCTACATCCCAGACTTGCTTCGGGGTGATACCAGACTGTGACCATATCCTGAGAGGCCCTCGCAGACCACCCTGTCAAACCAGTGAATTCTCACAAACAGTGCGGAAAGCGGGGGATCTGCCGGATCTGTCAGCCGATGTTGGCGCTCAGGTCGGGCGCCATGATGTGAGCCTGTTCCTGCCAGTAACCCCACTGATGGGTTCCG is part of the Rhodococcus sovatensis genome and encodes:
- a CDS encoding alpha/beta hydrolase-fold protein yields the protein MRTGLARFGRRGAAGAAARRTATAAVIAAALISPFGAAGIAQAAPVALAAPTQTQAPSAATVTAVDWLSDRRVALWIESPSMGTPIQVQLLLARDWNINPAAVFPSVWMLDGLRATDQESGWTAETDAESYFADKNVNVVLPVGGQSSFYSDWVDQDNGKNYQWETFLTKELPPILENDWRTNQTRGVVGLSMGGTAAMFLAARNEGFFKFAGSLSGMLTTTTLGMPQAIQYAMADAGGYNSKAMWGAPTNDLWAQHDPYLLAEKLRGVSLYVSSGNGVAGPYDPPSGIPGVSSNYAGMGLEILSRLTSQTFATKLNKLGIPAQVVYRPSGLHTWEYWQFELKQLWPQLASSLGVEVDKPSCSVSGAIGNASGANSWLGDCLTAEYNVAGGRAQDFRFGRVFFNADAGAQAVAGAIGGNYQGSGGPAGALGFPTTGEFGTPDGRGRGNAFQNGMIYFTPQTGAHAVRGAILDEWARQGYEGGPLGYPVLDEVPTPSKPGAVQGFEIGAMYHSPDLGTHAVQGMILGKYGQLGWENGSLGFPKTSEIGPIKDGGRFNEFEGGNIYWSPLTGAWAIRNGEIFDAWKSVGYEGGRLGYITSDQFDMDGGGIQQNFQFGIITVKDGKVTIAP
- a CDS encoding alpha/beta hydrolase family protein, yielding MRFAGLMSKPTLSQRWRQRLLGVGAAALVVPIAAGVVGGAVAVAAPSAIVHKAPAGGREDLFVPSEMGPIKVQVQWAARGGNAALYLLDGLRARDDRNAWTFETNAQDQFAGDDVTLVMPVGGQASFYSDWYAASNLNGQEVTYKWETFLTQDLPAFLEGYGVSRSNNAVLGISMGGSAALTLAAYHRDQFKFAGSFSGYLNISAPGMREAIRVAMLSQSWFNVDSMWGPPWSPAWLRNDPFVFAPDLRGLSLYVSAASGLPGQYDKPRAPIDFYNTANGMALEALALANSRAFQVRLATLGIPATFSFPSNGTHSWAYWSAELFKARGQILEALNA